DNA from Actinomycetota bacterium:
TTGAGATTGATCTTGCAAAAGGCATTATCAGGAATCTTACAAAAGGCACAGAACTTGTTTTCAGTCCTCTGCCTGATGTTATGATTAAATTGTTAAATGACGGTGGTCTGGTTGAACATATAACTAAGAACAAGGGGTTTAATTTATGAAACACATAATTACACTTATTCCCGGAGACGGGACAGGTCCGGAGATATCCGAAGCTACAGTAAGAGTTGTTGAAGCAACAGGCATAGATGTGGAATGGGATGTGGTAAATGCAGGCGCGGAAGTCTATGAAAAAGAAGGAACTGTCCTTCCGGACAAGGTTTTGGATTCGCTGAGAAAAAACAAGATTGGAATAAAAGGACCGATAACTACTCCTGTGGGAACCGGATTCAGAAGCGTCAATGTTGCAATGAGAAAAATCTTTGATCTGTATGCCTGTCTGCGTCCCTGCAAAAGTTATCAGGGTGTGAAATCCCGATACAAAGACCTTGATCTTATTATTGTAAGGGAAAATACCGAGGATCTTTATGCAGGAATAGAGTTTGAGCTTAACAAACCCGAAACACTTGAAATGATAGATTTTATAAAATCCAAAAAGGATATACAGATAAAAAAAGACAGCGGAATAAGCATAAAACCTATATCTGTATCAGGTTCAGAAAAAATCATAAGATTTGCATTTGAATATGCAAAGAAGAACAACAGGAAAAAGGTAACAGGGGTACATAAGGCAAACATAATAAAATATACAGACGGGCTGTTCCTGGATACTTTCAGAAGAATTGCGCTTGAGTATCCTGAAATTGAATCTGAAGACAGAATAGTTGACAATATGTGCATGCAGCTTGTCCAGAGACCTGAAGCATATGATGTGCTTGTTCTGCCGAACCTTTACGGGGATATGCTTTCCGATCTTGCGGCCGGTCTTGTCGGCGGACTTGGGGTTGCTCCGGGTGCCAATATAGGAGATGAGC
Protein-coding regions in this window:
- a CDS encoding isocitrate/isopropylmalate dehydrogenase family protein produces the protein MKHIITLIPGDGTGPEISEATVRVVEATGIDVEWDVVNAGAEVYEKEGTVLPDKVLDSLRKNKIGIKGPITTPVGTGFRSVNVAMRKIFDLYACLRPCKSYQGVKSRYKDLDLIIVRENTEDLYAGIEFELNKPETLEMIDFIKSKKDIQIKKDSGISIKPISVSGSEKIIRFAFEYAKKNNRKKVTGVHKANIIKYTDGLFLDTFRRIALEYPEIESEDRIVDNMCMQLVQRPEAYDVLVLPNLYGDMLSDLAAGLVGGLGVAPGANIGDELALFEATHGSAPKYKGLNKINPAALMLSAVLMLRHINEVRAADVLEKAIAEVIKEGKDVTYDLKPCRNDPSAAGTSQMADAIIRKIKELSG